The following DNA comes from Kitasatospora sp. NBC_01287.
CGCGCCAGCGACACGCTCCCCCAATGCTGGATCCGCATCGGGCTCGGGGATAGCCCCCCACCTCGGGACTACTTCGGCGACAACATACGCTACGACCTTGTTGGCGAATGCGACTTCCTGCCTGCGAACGCGACGATGCTGGTCGATGGCGTCAAGACCACATTCCCTTTCTACCGAGCGGCCTTTCGCCTGTTCAACGTGGTCTGCGACGTGATGGGTTACCACCTGCCTGGCGCGGAGATCACCGCGACGCCGCCCCCGGACCATCAGGACGCTCTTACTCAGATCTGGCCGAACCCGGCTAGCCTGGTGACCTGGCCACCAAAAAGGACGGTGGACTCGATCGGGGGCGTTCATCAACTCGTGAGTTCGCGCTGAGGTAGGGGACCGATCACCAAGATCGCTCTCCTCCTTGCGCATGACGTCATACTGAACCGCCTTGACCGATCTCTCCGCCAGGCTTGGTCAGGTGGGCTGGCAGAGCGCCCGACTTGGCGGCTGCACGGCAGAGTTGGCGACTGGGGCGCTGTCTCGAAAGGGTGGATTCAGCCAGCAGACTCGACAGTGCACTCCCCGATCCAGCGGGCAAGAACGCTCAGAGTCGCAAGGTGCTCCAACGCTTCCTGTTCGGTCCAGGAGACTTCATCCTCGTGGGCAGCAACGTTGCGAATCGCCAAGAAGACACCCGCAGCGAGGTACTTAGCCCCCTCCTGGCGAGCCCGCCAGGTTGGAGTATTGCGATCATCCGGAAAGCGGAGCCGTGGCTTCCCAGCAACCGGCTCCTTCAGATCGAATGTCTGGAGGCACAGGTCGGTCTCGCCGATGTCATGGCGACCGAGCTTCTGCTGAAGACGGCGGTTAACTGTACGAGCAGCAGCGAGCACCGCGTCTTGACGCGCCTCTGCGGCCCAAAGCGGGGAGGCTGGCTCCCAGACCCACGGATGGAGCTGGTCAGCAGCCAATGTGGGCGCATCCGGCGTCAGCCGCGCCGCCCATTCGTCCATGCTCGCCAAGATTCCGAGGCCGCGGTGGACCTCGTTCCGCGCCATGATCGGACCCGCCATCTGGTCGATGTCGATCTTCTCCGCGATCTTCGGGTCCAGGAGTCGCAGGATCTGCTTGATAGTGGGTTCTAGCCGGTGCAGCTGCTCGTACAGCGTTCGGTCACCGATGTATCCGCCATGCCTTTCACTGGCCTCATACCGCATGGCCAGGTTGTCGAACGCCTCGAGCTGCTGTCGCATCCAGTCACGGTCCACATCGGCATCCTAGGCGGCAACTGCGACAGCAGCACCCAAGCCGGCGACTCTCCGCTCAGTCAACGCTCAACTCTCCAACTGCCGTGCTCAGTCACACCGGGTGTCACCAAGTCGCTTATCAGTCGCCGTCGTAACCTGAGAGCACCCTGGGAAAACCAAGACCGCGCTGCAGTGAGCCGCCCGGGACTGAGCGCTTCAGCTGGCGGATGAGTTTGCCACCCATCAAGTAGCCGAGCCGAAGCCCGAGTAGCGCCCACCGGTGAGGCCGGAGGGAGTTCCGTTGTTCCGAAGGACGATCGCACGCAGCTCGCCGGGCTGCGCCGGATAGGTGTTGGCACCGCGGCGGACGAAGTACTCCGGCTGCTTGTCGCGCTCACGCGGATTCACCAGCCCGTAGGGACCGTTCTGGCCAGGCTGCACTTCCAGGACGAAAACCAGCTTGTTGCCGGGGCGATACTCCTTGATGTCGAAGTCGGGAGTTGGCTGCACCGAGCTGCGTACCAGGTTCGTGAGCTCATCGCGCATCTGGGTACTGGGCTTGTCCTCCGAGAGGCCCGGGAGCGTTACCTCGTCACGGTGGATGCCGAAGACGATCGCGCCGCCGTCGCCATTGGCGAAGGCGGCAACGGTCTTGAGGGTGCGACGGTTCTCCTTGGTGGGGAGCATCTCCTTGAACTCCAGCTGAGGCCCTTCCCCGGATGCGATAAGGGCCTCCACCGTGGCCACGGGGTCAACCGGTCTGTCGATTTCCACGCCGGCCCCCTGCAGCCCACCGGTCCAAGCGGAGGTTGGGTCGAGCGAGCGGTAGTCCAGCCAGACTGTGCCCCTCTTCAACCAGAGCCACGCGTGGGAGGGAAGCCCGGAGGGCAGCGGGATCACGACGACGCTCGGGCCGTCGAGTCGTTCGACCCGCCGCTGCTCGACCCCGTAGAGCTCCAGGTCAGTGCCGTGCACGTCGTCGCCCTCAACAGCGACCTTGAGCTCAGTCGCGGTGATGTGCACGCCTCCGAGCTGAGCGCCCTGCTCGGCGACGCGGACCACGGCCAGGTCAGCCATCGCGTCACGGTTCCCGGTCAGGGAGAAGTCGCCGTCGAAGAACGCCCGGCAGGCCCAGGCAATGTCGGGGAACGACGGGGTCTCACCTTCACCCACGAGCATCCCGGACGGGAGGTGCGCAGGCGGGAGCTGACGGTTCTCCGGATCGGCCGCCGAGACCGTGTACTCGGCGACGGGGAACGGCAGCTGCAGCCGATCAAGGCGCGAGTACCCTGGCCGCCGCTCCGCGATGGCAGTTGGGTGCGCGCCTGGTGTCCAGAACGTCAGCGGCCCGACCACCACGCTCGGGCAGGCGTCTACGGAGAACATCAAGGCGAGGTCGGACGCAGCCGTACGGGCAGCAACGAAGGCGTAGTGCTCATACATCCACATGCTCTCGCCCCAACCCGGCGGCTCAGCCCCAACGAGCGCCCAGCACCTGTTGAGCACCCACCGCTCGCCGCGGCGCAGCGCAAGCAGTCGGACACAGGCATCCCGGCTGTCGCGGACCAGCACGTCAGCGGCCTCTTCTGCCTTGACCTGCACGCCCATGCCACCTCTCCCTCCCTCAACCCGTGACACCTGCACTGGCACGAGTGCTCAGACTCTACGGTGCGTCCGGCTCGACGGCAGCGACGGCTGAGCCGGTCCCCTGGCCACTGCTCCGTTCAACGTCGTCACCAACCCCGCCTTTGCCGAACCGAAGATCATCTGTCCCATGGCCGATCGGTGAGGGTAACGGACTTCCCAGCAACGCTCTCGACTGCAGCGCACACGCGGCAACCCTGAGTTCCCGTAGGCTTCCTGGATCAGGAGACATCACTGGGGGACGGGCCATCACGTTGTCGCATGAAGCAGCAGACCACATCAGCGGTCAACTCAGCCCGTTGCTGCAGAACCTCTTGGCATGGTCGTTCGCGAACCTGGCTGGGAGCGCGCCTTCGGTGTTGGCGGACGAAGCGGAGAACGGGGATCGCTTCCTTCGCGCGCCTGAGCAGTGGGCGACCCATCACGAGCCGAAGGGCGAGCGGTTCTCAGCCCGGGCGGCGGAACTGCTCAGCCAGGGCCCCGTTCTGTTGCTGCCCTCGTGGGAGCGCTTACCGCGAACCAGCAAGCGGATGCAGCCGCCGCGCTTCGCCTTCGAGCCGGTTCTGCGGGGCCTCCAGCCCGCCGGCCCCGACAGCCTGTTGGGGGTGGTCCTCCCCGCAGAGGTGTTCGATTCGGAAGCCCTCTGGGCCGTAGATCTGCGTACCGCGCTTGCCGAGCGCTGGGACATTCTCGTGCTCCTGTATGGCCAGGGCTCGGTCACCGGCATGAACAACAGCCTGGTCATCTCGGCGGTGCTGCTGCGTCCCCGCGGCGCCCACCAACCCCCGCTGAAGCTGTTCCGCTTCTCAGGGCGTGATGCCCAGGACGCGGTTGAGAAGGACTACCAGAGCCTCCTGGGTCGAGGCGGCGGCCGTACCCGCCACGGCTACGTGCTCCGCGACCGGCCCGACCCGTCCGCCTCGCTGGCGTTTGAGGTTCACGATCCGAAGATCGCCGAACTGCGCGCCGCCCTCGCCGCCTACGGCAGCGTCACCCCCCTGGGCGACCTGTACCAGCAACTGCCCGCAGTGAATCTCGCGACCGACGTGGGTTGGATTTGCGCCGCCGAGGATCTGGGCGCCGTTCGGCTGCTGGGCGGGCGGGACATCACTCGGGACGGCGAGACCGCCCCCGCCTCGGAGGACACCGCCTGGGGCCGCGTCCCCGACACCCATCTGCTGGCTCCAGGGGACCTGGTTGTCCGGGCGGTGGGCCAGCCCAGCGACCCCGGCGGCCTGATCCTGGCGGAAGTCACCGCCCAGGACCTGCCAGCCGCTGCCACTCACATGGTTCTCCCGCTGCGCCCACGCGAGGGACTGGACCCGAAGCTGCTGGCATTCGCGGTTATGTTCCTGCGCACACCAGCGGCCCGCTCCTTGACCATGTGGTCGGGATTCCGTCTGACTGGCAGCAAGCTTCGCGCCCTCACCATCCCGCAACCAGACGACGCTCTTACCAAGGCCCTCGACGACGTGACCGCGGCCCGAGACCGCCTGCGCGTCTGGCAGGCGGAAGCCGAAACCCTCTTGGCCTCGGTATTTTTGGAGAGGACCCCTGCCGCAGCCCGCGACAACATCATCCGATCGGGGCAGACCCTGCGCCTGCGCGTCGAAGCCGCTGCCCTCCTCGATGACCTCGGGCACACGGTCCGCACCCGGTTCCCCTACCCCGTCGCCTCTCGCTGGCGCGAGACCGAAGCCGACATTAGCGCCGGACCCAGCCAGGCCACCTACGCCACCATTCTGGACACCGCCGAGGTGTTGCTGTGCTACGTGGCGCAACTCGCTCTCGCGCTCGCCCGAACCGCCGGGATCGAGCTGGGAGCGGCGGCCGACATCAAGGACAAGCTCGCCAGCGGACGAAGTGGCCCGGGCCTCGGCGACTGGGCCTCGGTTCTTCAGGAAGTCGCGACCAGCCGGAAACTGAAGCAGCTCCCGTCCGAGCATCCCCTCCTCAAGGTCCGCACCCTGCTGGCCGACCACGGCACAGCCGACGCCCGCAAGCGTCTGAACGATCGTCGCAACGACCAGGCCCACCAGCGTCGCATCGACGCGGTCGACCTGCCCCGCGCCATCACCGAAGCCCTGGCCGACCTGACCCACCTGCTCCAATCCGCCCGGTTCCTCGCCGACTGGCCGCTCATCCACCTCACAGCCGTGCGCTGGAACACCCTCACTCGCACCGCCAAGGTCGAATACCGCGAGATGACCGGAGACCACCCCGTCGTTCCGATCAGCACTATGACAGTTGCTCGCAACGACCTAGAGAGCGGCAGCCTCTACCTGCGCGACAGCGAACACGAACTCCACTTGCTACGCCCGTTCCTGATCGGCCGGGACTGCCCCGCTTGCCGCCTGTGGTCGACCTTTCATGTGGACCGCGTGCCCAGAGACCGGGTCGTCCTCAAGAGCCTGGAACACGGGCACGTCCTCGACGACGACACCGCCGACCTGCGCACGAGCCTGCAGCACGTGCACCTGCTCTGACATCCCCGGCCTCGCCCAACGACACGTGCACACTTTTGCGGAGCGCTGGTCTCCGACCGCATGCTGCCGAACGGGAGACGGGCACCGGCACATCCCGCAACCGGCCGCTATCGTGTGCCCGAGCCCACCGGACCTGGGGCCACCAGGGCGTGTCGCCGGCGGGCGCGCAGCTCCAGGGTGAGCTTCACCCTCCAAACCGGGGATGATCTCATGGCTCAGCACCTGCTCGACGCGGCGGCGTAGCACTCCAGGAGCTGCCAGTTGTGCCCGTCGGTTTGGCGGGTGGCCAGAGAACAGATCCAGTCGGCGGCAGGCCGGCCGGTGACAGCAGCCAAGGCGAGCACGTACCGCTCGGCCCGGCAAGCGGCGGTAGTGCAGTTGTGCAGCCCTGCCTCGAGCGCTCTCGCGTCGACCGGCTGGCAGATCCTGGAACTGGTGACGGAATGCGCCCGCTGACCCGCGCGCGGCGCACCGAGGCCGGAAGAGTGAACGATCGCCTACCTTCCCGAGCGCCAGACTTGAGCCGAGACACGATAGTTGGAACCAGCAGGATGGTGTGCTGACCTGGCAGTTCTGACCCTGCGGGACACGCTTGTTGGAACCATCTGGTCGCGCTTCTTGTAACCTGCGGTGGATTGCCATTCATGTTGGAACCAGTTCCGAACATCCCGGGCTCGCGGCGAAGGTGGCTCGACCAGCGCAGCAGCACCTGGGCCAAACTCGCCCGTCCAGGCCGGATCCATCACTTCACGGCACTACGCGGACTCCTGCTCCAGCATGCCGAGCATCTCATCCGAAAGATCGACAGCGTTCAGGCCGACCCTTGGTCCAGCTGCGGATAGCCGATCTCGGAGATGTCCTGGGCCAGGTCCGCCAAGCTGACCTCAGGGTTCAGCAGCGATACGAGTTCCTGGCTCAGCGGCCGCAAGGCATGCACCTGACTCACCGCCCTCAGGTCGATGGAGACCTCGTAGTAGTCCTCGGCGAAACGCTGGAACGCTTCCGGAGAACGGTCGACCAGGAGGCCGAACAGGCTCGTCGCCCCGTCAGGATCGACAGCACCCTCGGGGAAGTCGATCGTCCCGTGATGCCACCGCTCGTCCGTCGGCCCCCGCCACAAGCAGGCCGTCACGACCGGCACGTCGTCCTCGTCGGTGAACGCCGGCTCCTCGACGAAGGGCCTGAAGAGCTCGGGGACCTCGTCGATCACTCCCGGCCAGGCCTCGCCATCGTTGCCGAAGGGGCTCATCGGCGATTCGTGATCGAAGCCCCGCACATAGGCCCCGGCCGCCGAGAACACGATCGAGTACTCGTCTCCCGACCCGTTACGCATCGACGCCATCTCCTCACCGTCGGCCCAACCGGCGTTGAAGGAGTAGTACCGGCCCTCCCAATCCGGGCTCAAGATCGCATCGAGCATCGCCAGCGAACGGCACTTGTCCCGCAGGTCGGCGATGCTGGGGAGCTGGCGGGCTACGTCATAGACAGTCACCTGCTCATCCAACCCGACACCACCGACACCCAAGCCCGCCGGGGCCGTCGTGAGCCCTCCGGTTCCAACATGCGTGGCCAGGTTCCAACTATCGTGGCTCGGCTCAAGACTCACGGGCTCAACTCCGGCGATACCTTGCCCGGCAAACGCTCAACTCGCCAACTGAAGCGCTCAGTCACAGCTGAGACCGAGCACTGCCGCCGAAGAGCCTGCCGGCGGGGACCAGGCCGCCGGCTACGGTCCGGCCGCGCCGGCGGGGTTTCCGCAGGGGCGGGTGACGGCCCATGCCGCCTCGATCATCCGGAAGATCTCGTCGAGCGCGGTCTGCGGATCGGCCGCCTCGCGGGCCAGTGAATAGGCGTCGATGACGAACCTGGCGATGGTCCGGCAGGCCGTGGCGGTCTGTGACAGGGCGGGATCGGCGGCGATGGCCGTTGCGAGCGCCTCCGCATGGCGCAGCCTCATCGACTCCTCGTACTCCCGCAGGGCGGGTGATGCCTCGATCATGCGCCGGATCGGGGTGGCGCCGTCCGCCGCGCAGTGTCGCACCAGGGCCTGGACCTCGCGGCGCAGCGCGGGGATGAGCGGCTCGTGCGACGCCCGGCCGGTGACCGCCCGCGTGAGGCGCAGCTCGAAGTCTTCGTCCTGCTCGAACACCAGGGCCTCTTTCGAGGCGAAGTGGGAGAAGACCGTGGTGACGGCCACGTCGGCCTCGGCGGCCACGTCACGGATGCCCACGGGGTCGAAGCCGCGTTCCAGGAAGAGCCGCAGGGCGGTGTCGGCGATCTTCTGGCGGGTCGCGGCCTTCTTGCGCTCGCGGCGTCCGGACGGCACGGTCATGGCCACACGCTACCAGATGCAAAAACAGAACGGGTTTCAAACCCTAACCGTTAGTGTTACCGTCGCCGCATGAAGAAAGTGAGCTTCGCCGAGTTCGGCGGTCCGGACGTGCTGCGACTCGTGGACGCCGAGGAGCCCCACGCGGGCCCCGGTCAGGTACGCATCGCCGTGCGGGCGGTGGGCGTGAATCCCGTCGACTGGAGGATCCGCGAAGGCCAGATCCTGGGGGCGCATCCGATCCAGTTGCCCTCCGGAGTCGGGCTGGACGCCTCCGGGGTGGTGGACGAGGTCGGCGAGGGTGTCGAGGGGGTCGAGGTCGGCGACCAGGTGTTCGGCGAAGGCTCGAACACCTACGCCGAGTCCGCCGTGCTGTCGGCCTGGGCCCGCATACCCGAGGGGCTGACGTTCGAAGAGGCGGCCGGGTACCCCTCCGTGGTGGAGACCGCGCTGCGCGTCATCCGCGAGGTCGGCGTGCGGTCCGGGCAGACGCTGCTGGTCAGCGGAGCGTCCGGGGGAGTCGGATCGGCGGTGCTGCAGATCGCCCGCGACCGCGGCATCACGGTGATCGGCACAGCCGGGGCCGCGAACCAGGGCTATCTGCGCGGCCTGGGCGCCCTCGCCACGACGTAC
Coding sequences within:
- a CDS encoding helix-turn-helix domain-containing protein, translating into MGVQVKAEEAADVLVRDSRDACVRLLALRRGERWVLNRCWALVGAEPPGWGESMWMYEHYAFVAARTAASDLALMFSVDACPSVVVGPLTFWTPGAHPTAIAERRPGYSRLDRLQLPFPVAEYTVSAADPENRQLPPAHLPSGMLVGEGETPSFPDIAWACRAFFDGDFSLTGNRDAMADLAVVRVAEQGAQLGGVHITATELKVAVEGDDVHGTDLELYGVEQRRVERLDGPSVVVIPLPSGLPSHAWLWLKRGTVWLDYRSLDPTSAWTGGLQGAGVEIDRPVDPVATVEALIASGEGPQLEFKEMLPTKENRRTLKTVAAFANGDGGAIVFGIHRDEVTLPGLSEDKPSTQMRDELTNLVRSSVQPTPDFDIKEYRPGNKLVFVLEVQPGQNGPYGLVNPRERDKQPEYFVRRGANTYPAQPGELRAIVLRNNGTPSGLTGGRYSGFGSAT
- a CDS encoding TetR/AcrR family transcriptional regulator; the encoded protein is MTVPSGRRERKKAATRQKIADTALRLFLERGFDPVGIRDVAAEADVAVTTVFSHFASKEALVFEQDEDFELRLTRAVTGRASHEPLIPALRREVQALVRHCAADGATPIRRMIEASPALREYEESMRLRHAEALATAIAADPALSQTATACRTIARFVIDAYSLAREAADPQTALDEIFRMIEAAWAVTRPCGNPAGAAGP
- a CDS encoding TIGR02391 family protein, which translates into the protein MDRDWMRQQLEAFDNLAMRYEASERHGGYIGDRTLYEQLHRLEPTIKQILRLLDPKIAEKIDIDQMAGPIMARNEVHRGLGILASMDEWAARLTPDAPTLAADQLHPWVWEPASPLWAAEARQDAVLAAARTVNRRLQQKLGRHDIGETDLCLQTFDLKEPVAGKPRLRFPDDRNTPTWRARQEGAKYLAAGVFLAIRNVAAHEDEVSWTEQEALEHLATLSVLARWIGECTVESAG
- a CDS encoding NADP-dependent oxidoreductase, translated to MKKVSFAEFGGPDVLRLVDAEEPHAGPGQVRIAVRAVGVNPVDWRIREGQILGAHPIQLPSGVGLDASGVVDEVGEGVEGVEVGDQVFGEGSNTYAESAVLSAWARIPEGLTFEEAAGYPSVVETALRVIREVGVRSGQTLLVSGASGGVGSAVLQIARDRGITVIGTAGAANQGYLRGLGALATTYGEGWVERVRRLGRVDAALDLAGSGVIRELVELTGDPRKVVSIADLGAPALGVRFSGVAGSVPEALAEAVDLISRGKLRIPVEKSYTLAEAAAAHIDSQAGHTRGRRVLVI